A window of the Hordeum vulgare subsp. vulgare chromosome 5H, MorexV3_pseudomolecules_assembly, whole genome shotgun sequence genome harbors these coding sequences:
- the LOC123398049 gene encoding glycine-rich RNA-binding protein GRP2A-like: MALSEVGYRILVIGLYGSTDEASLETAFAPFGEMIECKIMRDRETGLSRLFGIVTYSSEDSMRHAIQSMNEGLVDGAKVTVLEAKAPSHRSGRNGNERE, translated from the exons ATGGCGCTCTCAGAGGTTGGGTACCGTATCTTGGTGATTGGCCTCTATGGGAGCACTGACGAAGCCTCCCTCGAGACTGCCTTCGCCCCTTTCGGCGAGATGATCGAGTGCAAG ATCATGAGGGACAGGGAGACTGGCCTGTCCCGTTTGTTTGGCATTGTCACCTATTCATCCGAGGATTCCATGCGCCACGCCATCCAGAGCATGAACGAGGGACTAGTAGACGGCGCCAAAGTCACCGTCCTCGAGGCCAAGGCCCCGTCCCACCGCTCTGGCCGCAACGGCAACGAGAGGGAATGA